Below is a window of Halarcobacter anaerophilus DNA.
GTTTTACCGCCTGAAACAATACAATCTTTGCAAATAGTAAGAGACTCTACAGCATTAAGTTTAGCTCCTATTCAATCATTTGCAAATCCAAACGGTTCTACTCTGCAAGGTTTTATTGTAATAAAAACAAAACAACCTACACAAAACGGAGGAGGAATGAAATTATCATATGAAACCTTCAACACAAAAAAAGGAAATGCTTATTACGGAGGAAAAAGCGGAGATCTCTACTATATGGCAGCCGTAAACGGTATTGATACGGAAGGGAAAGACGGTTTTAATATGGCAAATGAAGGAGGAAGTGCTTTTTTAAAAACAGGTTTGGCAAAAGATGATTTTAATATTGAATTAAATGTTTTTTACTCAAGATATTTTCAAGAGATTCAAACAAACAACTCACCTCTTAGCGGAGCCTATGATGTTTATTGGAAATATGAACCTTTTGAAAATAGATTAGTAAGTTTATCTATGGCTAAAAACTGGTCTCAAAACCAAATAACAAATATAACTCTTTCACATGCAAAAGCCAGTTGGGATCATGACCAAGATACCACAGGAGATACGGACAGTTATTTTGTCGGTACCCAAAAAAATGATTCTATAGATATAAAACATACAATGAAACTATCAGATACAATCTTAAAAGTCGGTGGTCAGGCAATCTGGTATGATGCTCCAAACGGAGAATTATTTTATGAAGGAAGAGAGAGAAAAGAGCAAATTTACGGAGCATTTGTTCAAGCTGAGCATTTTATAAGTGATAAATTAGTTATTGATGAAGCCATTAGAATAGATAAAAAACATACCGATAAATTATATGAAATTTATGCTCCAAGTATGGAAGTAAATAAAAAAATAAAAATGGGTCTTTTACAACTAACTACCATTGACGATCAATGGTCAAAAGCCGCTGTTAATATGGCTTTGGGAGCTTTATATAAATTAGATGACAATAATTCATTGAGTGCAAAATTCGCATACTCTACATATTCACCTGTAGACGGATCTACAAATAGTGAAGGAGGCTCTTTAGAAGATGAAGAGCAATTTAAGTATGAAATAGGTTTTGAAAATGTATTAGGAAATCTTACTTCAAAAATGAATATCTTCTATTATGATATAAGAAATCTAAAATTTGCAGAATACGGTGTTTCTTTAGATAATCCCGTAACTTTTTATCAAGAAGATCAAAAAAGATGGGGAACAGAGATATCGTTTGACGGAAGAATTGATAATTTTAGCTATCTTTTAAATTATGCTTTTGTAAAAACTAATTATAAAGATGAAGAGATACCAAACCATTTAGTCTCTGCAAAATTGGGATATACTTATGAAAATATCACTTCAAATGTTTTAGTAAAATACGTAAGTAATTATGAATCTAATTTCTTGGTAAAAGACGGTTCATACCATGAAGTAGGAGATTTTACTACTTTAGATGCTTCTATTGATTATCATCATAAACTCTACAGTCATGATGCAACAGTTTCTGTATACGGAAAAAATATTACAGATCAAGAGTATTCTACAAAAGTCGGTTGGGAAAATGTAGGTTCAATTTTCGGCGTTAGTTATGCAATAAATTTTTAGAAAGCATAAAAGTGATACTCTTTTAATCAAAAAAGGTACTTTAAAATGAATATGAAAAAAGAAAAAAGAAAAACAAGTCCAAATGGATTTGACAAAATAGTCAGGGAAATTTTTGCACCTATTTATCCGGCAATTGCTAAACAAATTCTTGAAAAAACAAATTTAGTAGAAGGAAAATGTCTTGATGCAGGATGCGGAACAGGGGCTTTGGGACGAGCTTTGGCAAAATATAGTAAAATGGAACTTATCTTTTTCGATAAGTCCCAAGATATGTTGGAATTAACAAAAAAATACGTAAAAGAAGAAAAGTTAGAGAAAAGAAGCTCTTTTCTTCTTGGTGATATTCATAAAATCCCTTATGAAGACGAAAGCCTGGATTTGATAATAAGCCGTGGTTCAAATCCTTTTTGGGAGGATTGGGAACAAGCTTATAAAGAGATATACAGAGTTTTAAAAAAAGGCGGAAAAACTTATATAGGCTGCGGATTCGGCAGTAAAAAACTTTATGATGAAGTAATGGGAAAAATGAAAGAAGAAAATCCAAATTGGAAGCATCCTGAATTTGAAGATTTGCAAACAAAAAAAGAGAGCCTGCCTAAAATAATGCAGCAATTAAAACCTAGCAAATTTGAAATAATCGACAATGAAAGCGGCTTTTGGCTTTTTATGGAAAAATAAAGGAAAAGATGTGATTGATACAATTAAACTCTATATGGAGTACAGTATAATGGGAGTTTTAGCCTTTATGAGCTTTTTAACTCTTTGGTTTACTTTAGAAAGATATTTTTTTCTTTCTAAAGTAAAAATAGAGGAGTTTAAAAAAAAGGGAGAGTTAGAAAATACCCTGACGAATAATCTTACAACCATATCTACTATAGCTTCAAATGCTCCATATATAGGTTTATTCGGTACTGTATGCGGTATTATGATTACCTTTTACAAGATTTCCGAAAGTTCAAACTTTGATACAAGCAGCGTAATGTTAGGTCTTGCTTTGGCGTTAAAAGCGACTGCTTTTGGTATTTTAGTAGCTATTTTTGCAACTATCGTTTATAACGGTCTTGCTAGAAAAGTTGAAGTTTTAATGACTAAATGGGAAGATTTAAATGAGAATTAAAAAATTTGACTCAATGAATGTTATCCCATTTATTGATATTATGCTTGTATTGCTAGCTATTGTGTTAACTTTTTCAACCTTTATAGCACAAGGCAGAATTGAGCTTACCCTGCCAAAATCAAATACTACCGAGCAAGTAGATATAAAATTAAAAGAGATAGCAATAGATGCAAAAGGACAAATTCTTTATGAAGATGAGGTTATTGAACTAGATAAACTAAAAGAGGTTTTGGAACAATTGCCTAAAAATACGAATATCTCTTTAAGAGCTGATGAGAATACTCCTTTTAAACTCTTTGTTCAAGTAATTGATATATTCAAAGAATTAAAGCTAGATAAAATCTCAATAATTACAGAGTTAAATCGATGAAAAATTCTTTGACAGCTTTTATAATCTCTTTATTGGTACATATTTCAGTTTTTGCAGCAATTTTATATACTCCAATACAAATAAAAGAGAAAGAGACCGTTATTTTGAGTATGAATATGATAAGTGAAATTGTTCAGACGAAAAAACAGGTTGAACAAAAACAAGAAGTAACGACAAAAAAGCAAAAGAAGCAAGTAGAAGAGAAAAAAATTGAAAAAATTCAAAAAAAAGTTGAGCCCGTAAAAAAAGAGCCTAAGCCTGTAAAAAAAATAAAAAAGCCTAAACTAAAGAAAAAAATAGTAAAAAAAGAACCAAAAAAAGAGATAAAAAAACCTGTACAAAAAGTAAGAAAAGAGAAACCTGTAGAAGAGGTGAAAAAAGAACCTGTTGAAAAAATCACCTCACAAAAAAAACAAGAAGAGAGTATAAAAAGAGTTAAAAGCGGAGAGAACTATCAAGAAAAATATATTAAAACAAATCTTGAAAGTATAATTGCAGCAATTAAAAAACACAAAAATTACCCTTATTTGGCAAAAAAACGCGGATTTGAAGGGAAAGTAGTAATTCAGTGTACGATTATGGCAAACGGTAAGATAAAAGATATAAAAATTATAGATGAATGTAAATATGATATCTTAAATAAAAACAGTATAAAAATTTTAAAACTTGCATCAAAAGAGTTTGAAGCGCCTAAAAAAGATGTCCAACTAACAATCCCTTTTAATTATTACCTCAACTAACTCTTCTGCTTCTCAAGATTAAAAAATCTTTTTATATGTATGACAATAGGGAGTTTTCCCTGTCTTTGCATAATAATCTTGATGATACTCCTCTGCTTCATAAAATTTTGAAGCTTCATATAAAGAGGTAGCAACTTTATACCCTTTATCCTCTAATTGGTCTATTAACTCCAAAGCTGCTTGTTTTTGTTTTTCATCTACATAAAATATGGCAGAGAGATATTGATTTCCTATATCCGGCCCTTGACCGTCTGTTTGAGTAAAATTATGAATCTCAAAAAAATGTTTTGCCAACTCTTTAAAAGAGACAACGCATTCATCATACTCTACCCTGACTGTCTCCAAATGCCCCGTCATCCCCGTACAAACTGCCTGATAAGTCGGATTTTCAAAATGTCCGCCCATATAACCTGAAACAGCAGAATGAACGCCTCTGAATTTTTCAAATTGATGTTCAACACCCCAAAAACATCCGGCTGCAAAATATGCAAAAGCATGCTCTTCACAACACTTTTCTTTATCTTCAAATTTTAAGGAAATAGAATTAACACAGTGTCTTGTATCTTTAGAAGTGAAACCTTCTCCTTCAAATACATGTCCAAGATGAGCACCGCAAGAAGCGCAGACAATTTCAGTTCTTCTTCCGTCTTTATCGGGAACTCTTTTTACGGCTCCTTTGATTTCATCATCGAAACTAGGCCAACCGCAACCTGAAGTAAATTTACTTTCAGATTTATACAAAGGTGCATTACACTTTTTACAAAGATACGTCCCTTCTTTATAAAAATCATTGTATTTACCTGAAAAAGGTCTTTCTGTTCCTTTATGTTCTATTACGTATGACTCTTCGGGGCTTAATTCATTATATTTCATTTTTTCCTCAAAATTGTAAAATTTAAGGAATTCTAGCCAAAGAAAAACAAAGGCAGGATTAATTTAATATATAGTTTTTTGTTTTAATTGATTTTAAATATTTCTACTTTTTTTATAAAAAATATTTCATAGAAGCAGAATTTTACAAAACTTTAAAACTCTCTTCTACAAGCACTTTTTCGTCAAATAAAATTTTTCCTAAAAAAGTATCTCCTACTTTAAACTCTCCCACACCTTTTGGCGTTCCGCTCATCAAAATATCTCCGTCTTCAAAAGATAAAAAAGTATTTGCCTCTTTTATAATTTGTTCTGGTTTATTTATCATTAAAGAGTAACCGCCTTTTTGTTTTAATTCACCGTTTATATAAAGTTCGATTGAAAGTTTTGTAATATCGTCGTCAAAAGGAACAAACTTTGAAAAAACAGCTGAATTGTCAAAAGCTTTTGCCCTTTCCCAAGGAAGACCTTTTTTCTTTAATTTACTTTGTACTTCTCTTAACGTAAGGTCTAAACCAAAAGCTACGGCACTTATTTTATTCTCTTCAAGTAAAAAAGATATTTCAGCTTCATAATGACAGGTTTTATGCCCTTTAGGAAAAACCAATTTATCACTGACTGCTGAATTTGGTTTTATAAAAAACACCATTTCATCGGGAGTTTCATTATTAAGCTCTTTTATATGTTCAGTATAGTTTCTTCCTATACATACTACTTTTGAAGGATATATTGACTGATTATCCAAAATTATATGATTCATATTTTACCTTTTGCAATATTGTAATATAATAGTTTTCAATATTATATCTAAAGGTTTTATAAATGAAAGAGAATTTATTAATAGTTTGGTCAAGTGGTGATAAAGAGGTTGCAAACAAATTTCCTCTGCTTTACTCATCTGTTGTTTTGCAAAGAGAGTATTGGAAAAAATGCCATCTTATGTTATGGGGTCCTTCAATTCTTTTAGCAAAAAAAAATAAAAAAATTCAAAAACAGTTAAAAAAAATACTAGAAACAGGGGTATCAATGAGTGCTTGTACCGTATGTGTGGATGATTATAAAGCAAATAAAAAATTGGAAAAATTAAATATCCAAATCAATCATACGGGAGAACTTTTAACAGAAGCATTAAAAGATGAAGCTTGGGCTGTAATGACTATTTAAAACTTTTTTAATAAGTCATTTATTATAACAGCTGTCAAGCCCCAGATTATTTCACCTTTGTAATTATATACCCAAACTTTATGACGTCTGTGTCCCCAGGGTTTATGATAAGTTTTGGGTAAGCCCAACTCTTCTACGGGGAAGAGGACAACTTTTTCTCCGTTTTCATCTATTGTATAAGGATGAACTTCATATTTTAAAGTATATTCAACGGGAGGATTTTTTTTAAAAAAATCTATTGGTATCAAAAAAGTTTTTTCAACCTCATTTTTATCAACTTTCATCTTCTTTAAAGCCCTTTTTTTTACTCTTGCGACAAAAGGTTCTACAAGTGCACCGATCGGTGCTACGTAACTGTCAAGCTGACCGAATATTTTTATATCTTTTTTCTTGATTCCAAGCTCTTCATCAATCTCTCTTAAAGCTGTGTGTTTAAAAGATTTATCTTCTTTTTCATAACCTCCGCCGGGAAAACATATATCTCCGCCTTGCCTTATATTTTTTGCTCTTTTTTGAAAAAGAAGATAATACTTTTTATCAATTTTTATAATAGGAATAAGAACAGCCGAATTAAAATATCTCTCTCTTGCCATTACACTTGGATTTTCAGGCAAATTTTTTATTAACTTTTTAAAATCTTTTTTATTCATTTTTACTCTCAAACTAAAATATATAATATATTAAAGCTTTTATTATAGCCTATTTTAGGCTCAACTTCTTTTTTGGATGTTTATATTTTATGGATTGTTTATTATTATGCTTTTAATTTTATTATAAAAGATGCCCCTTTATAAGCTCTATTTTCAAAAGTATATTTTACGTTTTTTGCCTCTAAGGTACCTTTTATATGTTTATCAATAATCTCTTTGCACATATACAACCCTATTCCAGTACCGTGATATTGATGTTTTGTCGTAAAATAAGGATCAAAAATTTTATCCATTATTTCTTTTTTGATTCCTCCTGCATTATCTTTTATCTCAATAGTTACTTCATCGTTGTTTACTTTTGCTTCTATAAAAATATACATTTTATCTAAGCTTGCTTCTTTAAAAGCATCTCTTGAATTATTTATTATATTTATTAAAATTTGAATAAACTCATTTTGAAAACTATTTATAGAAATATCATCGACATTTTTAATAACTTCTATCTCTTTATCATCAACATTACAATTAAAAATACCCAAAGTTTTTTCTATAACATCATCTAATTTAAAGACTTCTTTGTTTTTATTGGGTTTAAAATAGTGCATAAAATCATCAATAGTATTCGATAAATGTGCAGTAGTCGTAATTATTTTGTCCAAAGTTTCATCTAACATTTTATCATCAAGTTTTCCGTCTATCTCTTTTTTTACTTTTAGTCCGCTTGCCCCTGTTGAGATTATAGATAAAGGCTGTCTCCACTGATGGGCAATATTTTGAATCATCTCTCCCATTGCTGCAAATTTTGACTGTTTTGATAAAACTGCATCTTTTTTTAAGTTCTCTTCAACCTCTTTTTTTACCCTTTTTTCAAGGTCTGCATTTATTTTTTGTAACTCTTTTGTTTTCTCTTTTACCATTAATTGTAAAGTATCATTCATCTTTCTAAGAAGTCTCTGTTTATAAATGATAAAAGAGATAATCACCAAAAAGATAATAAGTATTTTCCAGATTAAATCATTATCAAACTCTTTTTTATACTCAATAGTAAGCCACTTTTGAAGAATTTCATCTTTTTTCTCTTTTGAAATAGAATCTACTGCTTTTTCTAAAATTTTATACAAAATAAAATCATCTTTTTTTATAGCTATAGAAAGAGGAACAGAGAGATTCAGTTTTGCGGATATTTTTAACTTTTCAAACTCATTTTCCTGAATTTTATCCCAAGAAGTTAAGAGTAAATCTATATGACCGAAGAGTTCTCCTTTTTTGATTTTTTCAATACTCTCTTCTATACTGTTTACATCTACAAAGTTATGGTTGGGATATTTGTTTTTCAAAGTTTTATTAAAAGAGTAGTACTTATATATTCCTATTTTTTGATCTTTTAAAACAGTAATATCATCAACAAAACCCCTATTATCTTTTGTAATAAGAACCAAAGAGATATCAATAAACGGTTTAGTAAAATTTGCAAAATCCCTTCTCGTTTTTATATCTTCTGCCGAAGAGAGAATATCGCATTTCCCGCTTTTTAGATACTCTAAGCTCTCTTTAAAAGAAGATGTTCTTACAAGATTAAATTTAAAAGAAGTTCTTTTTTCGATAAGTTTTATATAATCTGCGACAAAACCTTTAAATTCGCCTGTTTTTCCAATAAAACTATAAGGTTTGATATTAGGGATTACGCACATATTGATTTTTTTATTGTTATTTAAATATGTATACTCTTCTTTATTTAAAAAAATTTCAGAACTGTTTTTTAATAAAAGTTTTTTTACATCTATTTGTTTGTCAATTAAACCTAATACATTATATAAATCATATATTCTTTGTATTTTCTCAAGTTTTATCTCTCCTAATTTTTCTTTTGCAGGATATGCCAAATCCCTTAAAACTTTTCCCTCATATTTAATAGCATCCAAACTTAGATTTTGTTCATTATATTTATCAAAAATCAACCGGGAAGTTTCATCAATATTTGAAAAAGCATATTTCCAGCCTTTTAATGCCGCCTCTTTAAAAGCCAATACTGTTTGCAGATTATTTTTTACTAAATCTTCATTTGTGATTAAGAAGTCGCTATACATATCAAAACCGTAATCTTTTGGAGAAAAAATATTATATTTGATATTCATTTTCTTTAGATTATAAGGGGACTTTGAAACATATGCCGACATAATATCGACTTTACCGTTGATTAGATCATTTATATTATGAGTATGTTTTATAAAGTTCAAAGTTTTAAAATCAAGATTTTTTGATTGAAGCATAGCTTTTATCGAGATTTCACTTGCATCATCAACTGTTGTCATTATTTTTTTGTTTTTAAATTTTTCAATAGAGTCTATACCCGATTTTTTTAAAGATAGAAGAGCTAAAGGAGAATCTTGGAAAAGAGCATATAAAGCAACAACTTTTTTGCCTGCAACCCTGTCAAGAATCAAAGTTTCCCTGGCTATAGAAAAATCTGCTTTTTTTGAGTCTACATCTAAAACGGCATTTATGCCGAAATGAAAAGGTTTAATAGTAACATCTAAACCGTAATCTTTGAAATAACCTTTCTGTTTTGCTACATAATAACCGGCAAATTGAAATTGATTGAACCATGAGAGTTGAAGAGTTACTTTCTTTAACTCTTCAGCATTTAAGAAGCTAATTAAAAATAAAAAAATAGTTAAAATATACTTGATTTTATACATATTAAAAACCTAAAAATAATATTTCCCAATATTATCCAAAGATTCATAAAAGCTGTATTTATCAGTATTTAATACTTTTTATGGCTTCAATCATTGTTCTAACAACTTTTCTAAGCTCTTCTTCACTTATGATATAAGATACAATAGAGTATATAAGTTTTCCAAAAGGTCTTATCCAGACACCGTGATTAACACAATAGTTCTGAATCTCTTCTGCATAAAAGCTCTCTTTTAACTCAATTACGCCTATTACTCCTATATTTCTAATATCTTCTACAAGTTCCAAATCTTTTGCTTTTTCAAGTTCTTGAGAAAATATTTTTTCAATATTTTGAACTCTTTGCTGCCAAGGTGATTCAAGTAATAAATCTATACTCTCAATAGCAACACTGCATGCAAGTGGATTTCCCATAAAAGTAGGTCCATGCATTAAAGCGCCTAAAGAAGAATTAGAAATTGTATCACTTATTTTTTTGGTAGTAATCATTGCAGCCATCGTCATATAACCGCCTGTCAAACCTTTTCCTACAGTCATAATATCAGGTTTAACCCCTGCCCACTCGCAAGCAAACATCTTACCTGTATGACCAAATCCCGTTGCTATTTCATCTGCTATCATAATTAAATCGTATTCATCGCAAAGTTCTCTAACTCTTTTTACATATAAAGGATTATAGATTCTCATTCCTCCTGCACCTTGAACCACAGGTTCGATAATAATCCCAGCACACTTGGAATGATGAAGTTTTACTTTTTCTTCCAAATCTTTTATCGATTCACTGCAATCTGCATCAAATCCCATTTTTGGTGCTTTTGTAAAAATATGTTTAGGTAAATAAGAGCCATAGATAGAGTGCATTGAGTTTTGAGGATCACATACACTCATTGCTGCTAGTGTATCTCCGTGATAGGCGTGTTCTAAAGCTATAAACTTATATCTTTTTTTTCCTAATGCTTCTTGATACTGTATAGCAGTTTTTAATGCAACTTCAACGGAAACAGAACCTGAATCACATAAAAATACGCTGTGAAGTCCTGTTAAGTCAACCAATTTTTTAGATAGTATTGCTGCTTTTTCATGGGTTAATCCACCAAACATAATATGAGGCATAATCTCAATTTGTTTTTTTAAAGCATTATTTAATTTTTCATTATTATATCCATGAATAGCACTCCACCAAGAACTCATTCCGTCAACAAGTTCGAATCCATCTTCTAATATAATTTTTGTTTTATCTGTTTTTTTTACCGCTAAGATAGATGTTTTTGAAGGAAGTGAATTATATGGATGCCAGACATACTCTTTGTCTATATCTTGCCAATTCATATAAATCCTTATATTAATAAATCATAAAAGTATAACTAAAAAGCGGTATTTAACCGCTTATAGTATTATTTTTGTTTTTTTAACTCTTTTCTAACTAAAATTGCTCCAAAAGTAATTAGAAAATAGCATAAAAGCTCTGTTCCTTCTTCTATTATAATTTTAACTCTGTAGACATAATTTACTGCCATAATATCTTTCCATAATGAACCCATTCCTATCAAACGAGAGTAAAAAAGAAGTAATATTGTTCCTATGATTACAACTTTCATAGCTCTTATTTCAAGAATGTCAGCCATCTGATTTAAACCTTTTCTCCAATCTTTAAAAGCATAATATAAAGCAGAAAAAGTGACCAACAAAGCAGGAACAACCCAAAACCCGTGGTAAACCAAATCAAAAAGAAAATCCAACTCTCTTATAAAAACTACTACAAAAAAGCATCCGATTAAAACGCTTGCTTGTTTTAACTCTTTTTTTTCAAAAGAGAGTTTAATAAATGAATATATAGTTATTAAAACTAAAAAAAGTTGAGTTATCTCAGTTAGAGTTTGCTCTCCGCTTACTATGCTAAAGTTAGTTATATAGTGCGCATCTATACGAATAATTCCGTTTACTAAAAGAATTATAAAAATAAGTCCAAGTATAAATTTTAGATTATCTAAAATTATTGTTTTTGTATTTCTGTTAATTTTTGATGTTATTTCATCATTATTTGAAATGTTTTTCTTCATTCTGTTTCCCCTTAAAAAATTTTGTGTGTGTGATGTGTGTGTAAGTTTTAATAAGAGTAGATAAATAATAAATTTATTATTCTACAAAGAAGTCTTATTCTTCATAATATAATCTTTATACTCTTATAGAAATATAAAAATTATTCTATTTATGGATAATTTTTATAAATAGTTACTAATCTTCATCTATAAAGGTAAAAGTTTTATTGAATGTTCTCTCTTATAAGCTCTATGATTTTTTTGGCACTTTGTTTTGAACCGTATAGTGAACTGTCAAGTGTAAGATGATAATTTGAAGCATCTCTCCACTCTTTATTAGTAAAATGTATACAATAGTTTGCACGCTCTTTATCTGATTCTTCTAACTCTTTGTTCCCTACAGCAGGAGTTACATGATATTCATTATTTATTTTATTTTTTCTATATTCATCATTGGCATGAACAAATATATTTATACAATTTGGGTGATCTTTTAATATAAAGTTTGCACAACGTCCGACTATAACACAAGACTCTTTCATACAGATATCTCTTATAATTTTACTTTGTACTAAAAATAAAACATCTTTAGGCGGCAATTCATCATTTACATAAGCGTAGTTTTGTTCATATAAATCATATAATAAAGAGTTTGTAAGTTTTTGTTCATTTTCCTGAATATAGTCTAAAGTATAACCCGTGTTTTGTGCTGTAAGTTTAATAAGGTCTTTATCATAAAATCCTATATTTAACTCTTTTGCTATAAGTTTTCCGATTTCATGCCCTCCACTTCCGTACTCTCTTGAAATAGTTATTACAAATTTATTTGTACTTTGCATTTGCACTTTTTCTTCAATAGTTTCAACTATTGAAGGAGCGAGCCATTTATCTAAAACAGGTAAAGTATTACTAAAAAATCTTATAATTGCACCCACACTCAAAGCAGCTATTATACTACCTTCTCTAACTCCTTCTAAAGTACCCAATAAAATAAAAGAGCTTGCAGTTCCTATTAGTACCATTGAAGTATCTAATGTTATTTTTACTTTTCCAAACTCTTTTTTGAATCTATGAATAATGGCTATAACTAAACCGTCAAGAGGCAAATAAGTAAGCCTTGTCTTTATAAGTACAAATATCCCAAATGCCAGAACGACACAACCGACTAAACATAAAATAAGCTTTTGAAGATAATTTGCGGGATTTAGATCTGCAAGTAAATACATCGTAATATCAATACAATAACCAAAGACTATAACAACGGGAAGTTGTATAAGTTGTGAAAATTTATACTCTTTCCCCAAAACTATCATCTGAAAAAGAATAAATAAAAAGTTAAAAATAATTGTAATTTCACCTAAAGTAAAAGGTAATTTTAGACTATATACATAAGGTATACATGAAATAGGAGAAACACCCAATTGCGCTCTAACAGACAAAGATACACCTAAAGCCATAATAAATAAACCTATAACAAAAACCGACACTCGTTTTACAATATTCGTATTTAATATCTTCTCTTTTTGTAACATCAAACTATCTTCTTTCTTCTAATTAAACTGTATGGGTATATATCTATTGAAAGTTTTTAATAAATTTCTAATTTCAACACTACACTTTTCGTTAGATTATAATATTAAGTCTTATTACAAACTATTAGGAAGAAATTTATCTTTTTATAATCTCTCTACCCAAAGTTCCAAAGTTCTATCAGGAATAAAATATTTATCTTCGTTTTTGTCTATTAATTCTTTATTAAAAAGTGTATTAATAGAAGATTGCAAAGTCTGTTTTTTGATATTATACTGCT
It encodes the following:
- the bioA gene encoding adenosylmethionine--8-amino-7-oxononanoate transaminase; this encodes MNWQDIDKEYVWHPYNSLPSKTSILAVKKTDKTKIILEDGFELVDGMSSWWSAIHGYNNEKLNNALKKQIEIMPHIMFGGLTHEKAAILSKKLVDLTGLHSVFLCDSGSVSVEVALKTAIQYQEALGKKRYKFIALEHAYHGDTLAAMSVCDPQNSMHSIYGSYLPKHIFTKAPKMGFDADCSESIKDLEEKVKLHHSKCAGIIIEPVVQGAGGMRIYNPLYVKRVRELCDEYDLIMIADEIATGFGHTGKMFACEWAGVKPDIMTVGKGLTGGYMTMAAMITTKKISDTISNSSLGALMHGPTFMGNPLACSVAIESIDLLLESPWQQRVQNIEKIFSQELEKAKDLELVEDIRNIGVIGVIELKESFYAEEIQNYCVNHGVWIRPFGKLIYSIVSYIISEEELRKVVRTMIEAIKSIKY
- a CDS encoding ABC transporter substrate-binding protein; this encodes MYKIKYILTIFLFLISFLNAEELKKVTLQLSWFNQFQFAGYYVAKQKGYFKDYGLDVTIKPFHFGINAVLDVDSKKADFSIARETLILDRVAGKKVVALYALFQDSPLALLSLKKSGIDSIEKFKNKKIMTTVDDASEISIKAMLQSKNLDFKTLNFIKHTHNINDLINGKVDIMSAYVSKSPYNLKKMNIKYNIFSPKDYGFDMYSDFLITNEDLVKNNLQTVLAFKEAALKGWKYAFSNIDETSRLIFDKYNEQNLSLDAIKYEGKVLRDLAYPAKEKLGEIKLEKIQRIYDLYNVLGLIDKQIDVKKLLLKNSSEIFLNKEEYTYLNNNKKINMCVIPNIKPYSFIGKTGEFKGFVADYIKLIEKRTSFKFNLVRTSSFKESLEYLKSGKCDILSSAEDIKTRRDFANFTKPFIDISLVLITKDNRGFVDDITVLKDQKIGIYKYYSFNKTLKNKYPNHNFVDVNSIEESIEKIKKGELFGHIDLLLTSWDKIQENEFEKLKISAKLNLSVPLSIAIKKDDFILYKILEKAVDSISKEKKDEILQKWLTIEYKKEFDNDLIWKILIIFLVIISFIIYKQRLLRKMNDTLQLMVKEKTKELQKINADLEKRVKKEVEENLKKDAVLSKQSKFAAMGEMIQNIAHQWRQPLSIISTGASGLKVKKEIDGKLDDKMLDETLDKIITTTAHLSNTIDDFMHYFKPNKNKEVFKLDDVIEKTLGIFNCNVDDKEIEVIKNVDDISINSFQNEFIQILINIINNSRDAFKEASLDKMYIFIEAKVNNDEVTIEIKDNAGGIKKEIMDKIFDPYFTTKHQYHGTGIGLYMCKEIIDKHIKGTLEAKNVKYTFENRAYKGASFIIKLKA
- a CDS encoding cytidylate kinase family protein, with protein sequence MLQKEKILNTNIVKRVSVFVIGLFIMALGVSLSVRAQLGVSPISCIPYVYSLKLPFTLGEITIIFNFLFILFQMIVLGKEYKFSQLIQLPVVIVFGYCIDITMYLLADLNPANYLQKLILCLVGCVVLAFGIFVLIKTRLTYLPLDGLVIAIIHRFKKEFGKVKITLDTSMVLIGTASSFILLGTLEGVREGSIIAALSVGAIIRFFSNTLPVLDKWLAPSIVETIEEKVQMQSTNKFVITISREYGSGGHEIGKLIAKELNIGFYDKDLIKLTAQNTGYTLDYIQENEQKLTNSLLYDLYEQNYAYVNDELPPKDVLFLVQSKIIRDICMKESCVIVGRCANFILKDHPNCINIFVHANDEYRKNKINNEYHVTPAVGNKELEESDKERANYCIHFTNKEWRDASNYHLTLDSSLYGSKQSAKKIIELIRENIQ